The proteins below come from a single Mercenaria mercenaria strain notata chromosome 3, MADL_Memer_1, whole genome shotgun sequence genomic window:
- the LOC123523503 gene encoding uncharacterized protein LOC123523503, whose translation MIRQEIFVEKMKADIDDSKQHVVDAIVDLKNERNKFAVDFERLKHDVETMNDNLENALNGMQSQTEKVIQDYTTEMETLKGSVVTPIVAFKAHVVSDKSLSNSKVIIFSKNIFNTGNAYDNATGIFKAPIGGVYLFATEICLSPRTYSYFGITLNGELISQSLLRDNQWTKCYTMDAIVAVNKGGDVSVKCSSSCDSSESLSGSPLYQTSSFSGVLVHKLVV comes from the exons ATGATCAGGCAGGAAATATTCGTGGAGAAAATGAAAGCTGACATTGATGACTCTAAACAGCACGTAGTGGACGCTATTGTAGATTTAAAGAATGAGAGAAACAAGTTTGCAGTGGATTTTGAAAGGTTGAAACATGACGTTGAAACCATGAATGACAACCTTGAAAATGCGTTAAATGGTATGCAATCACAAACTGAAAAAGTCATTCAGGACTATACCACAGAAATGGAAACATTAAAAG GTTCTGTCGTCACACCTATCGTCGCATTCAAAGCTCACGTTGTGTCTGACAAGTCATTGAGCAACAGCAAGGTTATAATATTCtcaaagaatatttttaacaCGGGTAATGCTTACGACAATGCAACTGGCATCTTCAAAGCACCGATTGGGGGCGTATACCTATTCGCGACTGAGATATGTTTATCTCCCCGTACCTATTCGTACTTCGGCATCACTTTGAATGGGGAACTTATCTCTCAATCTCTGCTTAGAGACAATCAGTGGACTAAATGTTATACAATGGATGCCATCGTTGCAGTCAACAAGGGCGGTGACGTTTCGGTTAAATGTTCTAGCTCTTGTGATAGCAGTGAGAGCTTGAGTGGATCTCCTCTTTATCAGACAAGCAGTTTCTCGGGTGTACTAGTCCACAAACTTGTCGTTTGA